A region of the Oceanihabitans sp. IOP_32 genome:
GCTTGTCCTGATGTTTTTTTGTGTTACTGCGTAAATAAATCTCAAACCATAGTCGTAAGCCATTCGTGAAAATTAGTGAAATTCGTGTCCAAAACAATTCCAAAAAAAAGCTATAAACCCATTTTAGTAATTTCAATTTCTAAAGGTAGTTAAGAACTATGAGATGTCTCAATCGTACTTCATTTCGACATGACAAATACGCATTGTTATAATTCGTGAAAATTCGAGAAATTCGTGTCCAAAACAATTCCAAAAAAAAGCTATAAACCCATTTTAGTAATTTCAATTTCTAAAGGTAGTTAAGAACTATGAGATGTCTCAATCGTACTTCATTTCGACATGACAAATACGCATTGGTATAATTCGTGAAAATTCGAGAAATTCGTGTCCAAAACAATTCTCTTATAATTCCAATAAGCAATCATATAACATTTAAACCTCTGCGAATCTCTGTGAACACTCTGAGAATCTCCGTGGAATAATTACTCGCCAAGGCGCAAAGGCGCAAAGTTTTAAAATTGGTATCAAAATAATTTTTAAGATATTGTAATCCTTCATAAAACCGCTGTGAAAGCTTGTATAATAGTTTCAATTTCTAAAGGCAGTTAAGAACTATGAGATGTCTCAATCGTACCTCATTTCGACATGACAAATACGCATTGGTATAATTCGTGAAAATTCGAGAAATTCGTGTCCAAAACAATTCTCTTATAATTCCAATAAGCAATCTTATCACATTCAAACCTCTGCGAATCTCTGTGTAAACTCCGTGAATCTCCGTGGAATAATTACTCGCCAAGGCGCAAAGTTTTAAAATTGGTGTCAAAATAATTTTTAAGATATTGTAATCCTTCATAAAACCGCTTTGAAAGCTTGTAAAATAGTTTCTATTTCTAAATGCAGTTAAGAACTATGAGATGTCTTAATCGTACCTCATTTCGACATGACAAATACGCATTGGTATAATTTGTAAAATTCGAGAAATTTGTGTTCAAAACAATTCTCTTATAATTCCAATAAACAATGATATAACATTCAAACCTCTGCGAATCTCTGTGTAAACTCCGTGAATCTCCGTGGAATAATTACTCGCAAAGGCGCAAAGTTTTAAAATTGGTGTCAAAATAATTTTTAAGATATTGTAATCCTTCATAAAACCGTTGTGAAAGCTTGTAAAATAGTTTCAATTTCTAAAGGCAGTTAAGAACTATGAGATGTCTTAATCGTACCTCATTTCGACATGACAAATATGCATTGGTATAATTTGTGAAAATTCGAGAAATTTGTGTTCAAAACAATTCTATTATAATTACAATAAGCAATCATATAACATTTAAACCTCTACGAATCTCTGTGGAATAACCCCTCAAACCCGAATAGTAAAATGCTCTTTAGCCTGCTCTTTTCTGAAAAAGACAAATCCCCAGAAAAAAGTATCGATAGTTACCTTAACTTTTGGATGTTGTTTTATGATTTCCCAAGCTTCTCGCATTTCCTTATTAGCATATATATTAGTAATAATAAAAACAGAATCGTTATGTGCTGTTTGGAAAAGGGTTTTAAAGTCGTTTAAAATGTTATTTTTATAAGGATTGTTGTTAAAGAAAATAAAATCGAACTGCTGTGAAGCTAATTTGGTAGCGAGGGCATCTAGATTCCCCGTGATTACATCGATATGGTCTAGATTGTTTTTTTTAAAATGGGCTCTTATAAATTGAGATGCAGTGGCACAGGTTTCTAGCGTAGTAATGTGTGCTTTTGGGTTTCCTAAATAAATAGCTTGAGTCGCAATACCACTTGATGTACCAACTTCTAGTACCGATTTAAATTTAAAATAGTTTGCAATTCGGTATAACAGTTTGGTTCTTTTGTAGCTTAGATGTGCATTCTTTAATGTTTGAGCGATAGGGTATTGTTTGTTTTTTAACACAAGATTACGATTGGGAAAAAGTGTTTTCTTGTAGTTTGCTATATTTTTATAGGCGGGATAATTGGTGTTGTTGTAAAAACACTGAGTCACCAAGCTGTACACAAAAGGGGAGTGCACACCATGTTGATTGGTGCTTTTTAATAAAAACTTGATATATTGGGTACTTGGGTAGCTCATTTTATGTCCATAAAGAATTATAAGATAGAGATGCATAACAATTTGAAAGCCATATGCCAGATTGGTCTCCAATTTGTTTTCTGTAGGTCAATGTGTAACATTTTTATAACATGTTGTTTAGTAAATGACAGGTATTTAGAGAACGAATACAAACGCATTCTTGTCAAGGCCTTATGTTTTGTATGTTAGTTTTTTTCGCTTAAACCTGATAGTTGTTAGCACTCTAAATTAATTTTTATCATGTGCTTATAATATTTTTAATAAAACGTTGTGACTTGAGCTCTTTGCTAGAAAATAAACTAGTCTTCTAATTTAGAAGATAACTCAAACCAGCGCTCTTCCTTAGCTTCAATAGTTTCAATAATTATTTGGAGTTCTTGAGACAGCGTGTTAATCTCATCTTGAGATAAATTTGGATTGTTAAATTTGTTTTCTAGTTCTTTTTTATCAAAAGTCAAGGATTTTATTTTGCTTTCAATATTATTGAGTTCTTTTTCTTCATTGTAAGACAATTTTTTGGTCTCATTTTGTTTCCAATCGCTTTTGTTTTTTTTCTCTTCAGTAACTTTTGGTGTTAGGGGCTGACTGTCTTCATAAATTCGATAATCGGTGTAATTACCTGGGAAATCTTCAACAATCCCTTCACCTTTAAAAACAAAAAGATGGTCGACCACTTTATCCATAAAGTACCTATCGTGAGATACCACAATAACACAACCCGGAAAATCTAATAAGAAACTTTCAAGTACGTTAAGCGTTACGATATCTAAATCGTTTGTGGGCTCATCGAGGATTAAAAAGTTGGGATTTTGTATTAAAACCGTGCATAAATACAAGCGCTTGCGTTCACCACCACTTAGTTTTTCTACAAAGTCGTATTGCTTTTTTCGGCTAAACAAAAAGCGTTCTAAAAGTTGTTGAGCACTAATCTGCCGTCCTTTTTTAAGCGGAATATAATCACCAAACTCTCTAATAACATCAATAACCTTTTGCTCGGGTTTAATGGTTATTCCATCTTGGGTATAATACCCAAACTTTACCGTTTCTCCTTTTGTGATTTTACCAGAATCTGGAGGTATGGTTTGCGTTAAAATATTTAAAAACGTGGTTTTCCCAGTACCATTTTTACCAATAATACCAACACGTTCGCCTTTTTCGAAGTTGTATTCAAATTGATCGAGAATCACTTTATCTTTAAAGGCTTTAGAAACCTTATGGAACTCTAAGATTTTAGTGCCTAAGCGTTCCATATTTAATTCTAATTGAACCTCGTGCTCCTTCCTGCGTTGATGCGCACGGTGTTTTATATCGGCAAAGTCATCAATTCTAGATTTCGATTTTGTGGTTCGCGCTTTGGGTTGGCGGCGCATCCAATTTAATTCTTTTTTGTAAAGCTGCTTGGCTTTTCCGGTTTCGATCGTTTCTTGTTCGATCCTAGCGTCTCTTTTTTCTAAATAATAGGAGTAATTGCCTTTGTAACTGTATAGTTTACCTTCGTCTAATTCTATAATTTCATTACACACGCGCTCTAAAAAATAACGATCGTGAGTAACCATAAACAAGGTGATATTTTCTTTGGCAAAAAAGGCCTCTAACCACTCGATCATTTCTAAATCTAAATGGTTGGTAGGCTCGTCTAAAATTAACAAATCGGGTTTATTAATAAGAGCAATGGCTAAAGCGAGCCGTTTTTTCTGTCCGCCAGAAAGTATATTTACCTTTTGATTTATATTTTTTAATTTAAGCTTAAAAAGAATTTGATTGTATAGCGTTTCGAAGTCCCAAGCTTGATGGCGCTCCATGGCATCAAAAGCGCTTTGATAGGCCTCGGAATCGTCTGGGTTTAAAAGGGCTTTCTCATAATTAGAAATCACTTTTAAAATGGGGTTATCACTTGTTAAAATGGTTTCTTCAATGGTTAAGGTGTCATCAAATTTAGGTTCTT
Encoded here:
- a CDS encoding O-methyltransferase, translating into MSYPSTQYIKFLLKSTNQHGVHSPFVYSLVTQCFYNNTNYPAYKNIANYKKTLFPNRNLVLKNKQYPIAQTLKNAHLSYKRTKLLYRIANYFKFKSVLEVGTSSGIATQAIYLGNPKAHITTLETCATASQFIRAHFKKNNLDHIDVITGNLDALATKLASQQFDFIFFNNNPYKNNILNDFKTLFQTAHNDSVFIITNIYANKEMREAWEIIKQHPKVKVTIDTFFWGFVFFRKEQAKEHFTIRV
- a CDS encoding ABC-F family ATP-binding cassette domain-containing protein — translated: MNYLTVENISKSYGELTLFENLSFSIHKDQKIAFVAKNGTGKTSILNILAGDDQPDSGHIIYRKDIEVAFLSQEPKFDDTLTIEETILTSDNPILKVISNYEKALLNPDDSEAYQSAFDAMERHQAWDFETLYNQILFKLKLKNINQKVNILSGGQKKRLALAIALINKPDLLILDEPTNHLDLEMIEWLEAFFAKENITLFMVTHDRYFLERVCNEIIELDEGKLYSYKGNYSYYLEKRDARIEQETIETGKAKQLYKKELNWMRRQPKARTTKSKSRIDDFADIKHRAHQRRKEHEVQLELNMERLGTKILEFHKVSKAFKDKVILDQFEYNFEKGERVGIIGKNGTGKTTFLNILTQTIPPDSGKITKGETVKFGYYTQDGITIKPEQKVIDVIREFGDYIPLKKGRQISAQQLLERFLFSRKKQYDFVEKLSGGERKRLYLCTVLIQNPNFLILDEPTNDLDIVTLNVLESFLLDFPGCVIVVSHDRYFMDKVVDHLFVFKGEGIVEDFPGNYTDYRIYEDSQPLTPKVTEEKKNKSDWKQNETKKLSYNEEKELNNIESKIKSLTFDKKELENKFNNPNLSQDEINTLSQELQIIIETIEAKEERWFELSSKLED